GCCAGTCAGGTCAGAAGAAACATTGTCATGAAGAGAGGAAAACTGCAATGATCACGCAGAATGCGGCCAAAAGCAAAATAGAGCCAAAGATGTGTTTTCCCGAGAGCATGAGGTAGGCGGAAGCAAGTAACAGCGATGCCAAAACAAGGTAGAAGGCTGTTCCAGCCAGTCGCATGCGAGTAACAAGTGTCGCAAGAGGGCCATAAAGTGGGTCTGTGATCAAGAGGGTGAGCGAATACAAGCCGGACAGCAGCGCAAGGGAGCCAATCAGGAGTGACAGGCCACCGAGTGCACGCCATAAGAACCTGCAGGACAAGCTCCCACCTTGAGGTGCATAAGAAGGCGAAGCGTAGGGGGTCTCGGCGATTGGTCTTGGCATCGGTCGGGTAACGTCACCAATCACCCGGCGGCGACGAGAGATTGTCCATTTGAAAACGCCCGACTTCGCCGCTCGGGTGCATTGGATTGTTCTGCCTTCGTCGGTAACGGAACCAATCAGAAGACGCCTTGTCCACCAGAATCTTCCCAGCCCTCGAAATCAATCAACCATCCAGCTTCGGCTGCCTGCAGCATCACGCTCCATTCTGCTCCGGTCGCTAAAGGATCTGTTGGTACCGAAATGCTAAACCAGTCGGAGGCTGGGTTCAGTGGAGTGTCCCCATAGCCATACGCAGATTTCATTTGAGCAATCCGGTTTAGGATTCGAGGCCAGATTTCTGACCAGCAGGTACGAATCGCGNNNNNNNNNNNNNNNNNNNNNNNNNNNNNNNNNNNNNNNNNNNNNNNNNNNNNNNNNNNNNNNNNNNNNNNNNNNNNNNNNNNNNNNNNNNNNNNNNNNNNNNNNNNNNNNNNNNNNNNNNNNNNNNNNNNNNNNNNNNNNNNNNNNNNNNNNNNNNNNNNNNNNNNNNNNNNNNNNNNNNNNNNNNNTCCCGCATCACCGGGCACGGAGTGTTGACTTTCCATTGCCAAAACGCACGCAAACCGTGCTCCGGTGCATGTGATGGTTATCCGCTGCATGGGAGGTCGGCGGGGCAGCGCAGCCGAGTTGGATCTTGATAGAACGCATCGTATGTATCTGCGACGACAATTAGTTCACCGCATGATAGCGAATCATCGACCCATGCATCAATGTCGTCATACGGACCGACCGGGGGCGTGTCATTTAGTAAGTGGTGCCGATGTAAGGCCAATCGCCAAATGTCAAAGCAGTCGATCTGTCCAGCAGGACCGTAGTCAAAGTCGATTCTGAATTCCGGGTGAATTACGTCGATGCCATAGCCGTGCGGTTGCAGTTGAAAGCCAGCATAGTGTGTTGCACGAGTAAGGTCGCGTATGGCGAGATGTCCGTTGAGCGCCCAGTCCAGACCGGACGTAGGAAGAGGTATCCCGAGTTGACAATGCAGAAAGTCGATTGCAGTGTCCTGCGTCGTGCGAAAAGCGTCAATCAAGCGGCGTAGATCAGCGTTCACGTATCAGCCCAAACAGGCCGTGGAGTATTTCAGTCGGATAACGGTACGCGTCACCCGGCACGCGCGAGGGATTCTCCATTTCAAAACCGCTCGGCTCGCGTGCTCGGGTGCACGTGATTGTTCCCCGCAATCTGGAACGCTCCATTATGAATCGGCGCCCGCTGCCAAGCGACGTTCCATTTCGGGATCCCATTTCTCCGGGAGGTCGATCAGTTGCAATTCGTAGATCAACAATGAGTTGGCCGGAAGATCAGGATAGGTCTTTCGTTCAGCATAAATCAAGTTGGGTGGTGCGACGACAGTTCGACGACCGCCATTCCGCATGCCCAGCAATCCGTATTCGATTCCGGCATAGCAGTCACGCCCACCAACGCGGATTGGATACGGGGAGTCCGAGTCGGAGGCAAACAGCACATCGCCTTTGCGTCGGGTGCAAACGCAATGGCAGATTGCAAGGTCACCGGGCACGCATGGGCGGCCGGAACCGATTTCGTTGTCGGTGA
The Rhodopirellula halodulae DNA segment above includes these coding regions:
- a CDS encoding DUF6896 domain-containing protein — protein: MNADLRRLIDAFRTTQDTAIDFLHCQLGIPLPTSGLDWALNGHLAIRDLTRATHYAGFQLQPHGYGIDVIHPEFRIDFDYGPAGQIDCFDIWRLALHRHHLLNDTPPVGPYDDIDAWVDDSLSCGELIVVADTYDAFYQDPTRLRCPADLPCSG
- a CDS encoding FKBP-type peptidyl-prolyl cis-trans isomerase — translated: MKPPRCLKITDNEIGSGRPCVPGDLAICHCVCTRRKGDVLFASDSDSPYPIRVGGRDCYAGIEYGLLGMRNGGRRTVVAPPNLIYAERKTYPDLPANSLLIYELQLIDLPEKWDPEMERRLAAGADS